The genomic stretch GGGAAACTTTTTCCTgctcggggaagaagaagcggtgGAAGAGATGAGTATTCGGAGGATGGCTCAAGAAAGGGGTaaatatggaatttttaccacgccACCCGCGCAAATTTCGAAAAGAGCGGTTGCCCGTGAGCGTTCTGTTCGAAAAAATGCAATCATCAAGGAGAAGATTTCGGGAGCGGAAAGGTTTTTCCTGCATTGTTACGTCTCTTCCGGAGGAAGGAATCAGAGTTGAAAATTTTTTTGGAGCAGAAGATATGttcactccgaaactggggggcatgtgttgacgccgatttttgacacgtgttagtGTCGGCGTCAAGAAGAGAAAAAATGGTCGATGCGGATAAGCAAGAAGCTATGGTtggggaatcggccgatagagctatagtgtttcggccgattagccGAGGGAGTCGATGAGGACTGGCCGACTGGGAGCCAGAGCAGCTTGGCCGATATGAGCCTGAATGGGCCAAGGCAGTGACAAGATGAAGGCGGGGATTGGCCCATAGAAAAGTTGATTAGTGTTCGACTCCAATGCGAGTTAtatccgtatgtaaatatttgttattttaaattagagataaaatcatagtaggttaggaaatcagttgtagcagggtataaataggtgcctcgtaaggcttgtaaaacaacacaacaatcatcaatacaaatctactttttcatgtaactttactttcaagtcggcgacttcgccaaatcctttttcttttcacgagttcgtgcgagttggcaggactgcatcaacacgacctccggccaatttgtaagttccacgtATCAAgcaatatctaagctttaacttcgggcacatcgctattgtttcatttagatttattcattagttatcggtatttactagaattataggttttacccgttattttagtttttatcaccagttatctagcttgagatacgaactgtcggctatatcaACATATTGTTTATTATagtacagccgattagatctgttccaagtgttgtccCTGtggcattgtttaggttactccagtagtttctttTGCAATTGCCACGTGGTTGTCGGCTGTTGCATAGCCGGTCATCCTTACACTaaatcggaactttagccgatcgaatctctagaatttgatatcttttcttccttggcaatcaacatgtcagattggctggcacgccgcgcaaaccgcaccaggacaataacccgaacaggagctaagcagattctcctagGTCGTGCGTCCGACGCAGGAGCCGGAATCATCGTCCGACTTTTAGCGTCAACAATAACACGATGCtccatgttaaaaaaatatattagaatttttttcatgattacttttcgtaCAGTTTAGATCAATTTAGTATTAAATATtgctaacctatgaaaataatcatgaaaattcttagtataattttctaacataaaattttctaacataaggcatcatgttttgtatatgctcacaaaatttgaactcaaaattcaactcatacacaaagaaataaaaaagagaaatctaattagggagtagattggaccaaatgaaatagttcaggggagtaaagtgagctaAAACTTTGTTCAGagggttaagcggacaaagtggataggtgaagGGAATAAAATgggttttttttctaaataaaataaatgttgaaaaatttaaaattatgataaaatcattgtttaattattccttttaatcacatcctaaaATCAAAAATTCCAGGATGTGACAGGAGTGGCCTTATGAGTTTTATTGACTCTGTCTAAGCATTCAGTCAACGTATGAAACCGGAGAGCTCAATTGGGCAACAACGCCCATGCAGTGTTCTAGAGTGTTAACTAGCGGCAGACGACGCTTCATCCCTTGCCCTTGCGCCCGATTGCATCGGCTGCATTAAGGAATTTGTTGTAACGGATACAGGAACTCGAGTTTTTGGCGCGATTGCCGAAGAATTGAGAGAATTGAACTGGGCACGGATTATCACGAGATGAACAAGTTCCGTTTTGCTATCATATATAAGGTATAAAGAACTTGTTTGCTTCGGACAGTCAGAATGAAGGCGACACAAGATTCCCACCGAGGGCAAAGGAACATACAATCCATGAGATGAAGATATCATCGGACAGCAAAAACGATCGAAAGCACACCGGTGATACTGAGGGGGTGTTTATTTCTTTAGTAGCTcttaaaatttctgtcacatcgaatatttagatactaattaggagtattaaatatagactaattacaaaactaattgcacatatggagactaatttgcgagacgaatctattaagcctaattagtccatgatttgacaatctgatgctacagtaaacatgtgctaatgatggattaattaggtttaatagattcgtctcgtgaattagcctccatttgtgtaattagttttataattagctcatgtttagtcctcctaattagccttcgaatattcaatgtgatataaattttagtcgggactaaagatccaaacactccTAGCAGAAGTACACGTAGAAGAGAGGCACAAATATTCCTAGAATGATTCCAGATTCCTCTATACGGATCGCCGCAAAATTTAGTGAAGTAGTACCTCTTGCACATCTACGCTCTTTATAAAAACAGAGTAAGTTTGTTTCGTTCTAGGTATTGTATTTGCTCTTGTAGCATGTCAACATCACTTATACATCGGCCAGGGGTCAGCTCCCACGCATGCCCACGAATGCACGCACGCCTATATAGGCAGACGAGTAGACGACGAATGCCGACCATCTCGCAAGTCACAGCTCACAGCAACCTGAATCCTGCGCCGACGGGTAGCCATTCCAAGGTCTTTCTTTGGGGTAAGAGCATGGCTGGTGCACCATCCCTGATCAGCTTCCCTGTCCGGCGAGGCGAGCGGCAGCTCGTGGCCCCCGCGAGGCCGACGCCCTACGGCTTCAAGATGCTCTCTGACATCGACGATCAGGACGTCCTCCGTTTCTACCGGTCCGGCATCTTCTTCTACCGCGGGAACGCCCCCAGGGCGGGCCTCGACCCCGTGAAGGTCATTAGGTCGGCGCTCGCGGAGGCCCTCGTGCACTTCCACCCTCTCGCTGGCCGCTTACGCGAGCTGCAGCCCACGAGGAAGCTCGTGGTGGAGTGCACCGGCGAGGGGGTCGTCTTCGTCGAGGCCGACGCGGACGTCCGGATGGATGACCTTGGAGACTCCCTGGCGCCGCCCGTGCCGTGCTATGACAAGTTGCTGTGCGAACCTGAGAGTCCAACAGCAGTTGTCGTCGACCGTCCTCTCATCTATTTTCAGGTCAGTGAACTCAGTTTCAGGTAACAACTTTTATCCCGGATACTTGACGTGTGTGCATGCTAATCTCAACAGGTGACGCGACTAAGGTGTGGAGGCTTCATCTTCGGGTTCCAGATATGCCACTGCATGGCCGACGGCACGGGGATTGTGCAGTTCCTGACAGCACTAACCGAGTTTGCGCGCGGCGTTCCTGGCGCGCCGACCGTGCGGCCAGTGTGGGAGCGCGAGCTCTTCATGGCGGGATGGCCGCCGGAGATCACATACGACCACCAGGAGTACGCTCCCCTCCCCGACCGCGGAAAAGACATGGCCATCCCCGGCGACGATGTGTTCGCGCACCACGCCTTCTTCTTCGGGCCCAGCGAGATCGCCGCGATACGGTCGCAGGCCCCGCCCGCGCTGCGCTCCGCCACCTCGCGGTTCGACCTCGTCGGCGCGTTCATGTGGCGCTGCCGCACCGCCGCGCTGCGGTTCGACCCCGACGACCTCGTCCGCCTGAGCTTATTCGTGGAACGCGCGCGGTCAGGAACCGGAGCCGCCGGCCGGTGCCGCCGGGTTACTACGGCAACGCGTTCGCtttcgcggcggcggccgcggcggccggggagctCTGCCGGAGGCCCTTCGGCTacgcgctgcagctgctgctggaaGCGAAGGCCCGGGCGTCGCAGGAGGGGTACGTGCAGTCGGTGGCCAGCTTCAacgcggcgcgcaggaggccGCCGTTCCCCAAGGCGCGGACGTACCTCATCTCGGACGTTACGCAAGCGGGGTTGCTGGCGGTGGACTTCGGGTGGGGAAGGCCGCTGTACGGAGGGCCGGCGACCATAATGCTGGCCACGTTCCACCTGGAGGGGAGGAATGAAGCTGGTGATGCCGGCATTCTGGTGCCGATGAGGCTGCCAGCTCCAGCGATGGAGGGGCTAAAGCAACAGGTGAGGAAGGAACTAACAGCTTATGGGGCCATAGAGAATGATGGGGACAAGATAAACTCAAACTTGGTGCCCGGTCCTGTTCTGGCAAAACTGTAGTTTTTTTAGGAAAAGCTATATGTCACGCAGGTGATTTGTGGCTTGCGCTCACTCGAATTTTTGCCCGTCGGATCACCCCGCGCTCTGCTTTGTTTTTGGCTCGATGACGCATGGGCTCATGTGTCAGCCAGCACTGTTTGTATTTTTGGACCTATCTGTTACTTGGTGTCCGTCCAATCCGTTCTCCTGATAGCTGTGCGCCGTCCGATGGTTTGAgtcgtttttcttttttctgttggCATATGGGCCCCGCTTGCCGGCACTCGGATTTTTTGATCGAGGTCATCGTCGTCTCCGCTCGCCATTCCTTTTGcattctcctcctccccctcccaaGCTCGTCGTCTCCGCCCACTAATCCACCATTTTGGCACCGTCTCTCCCGAGCTCGTCCAGGTGAGGCGATTATGTGATCTGTTCCTATTTTTCCTCCTCGtttctctgttgatctttgttgGATATTGATTTGCATCTGAATGATTtctcctccctcttcctccgccACTAGCTTCCTGTCCCCGAGGCCATTACTAACTGCCGCAGGGCCCGTGCGCCTTCACCGATTTGACGGCGTGAGAAACCTAGCAGCTCGCGCTCGCACGGGGCCGATCTGAGAGGTACGGAGATATCGGGCACCTCTGATTTTGCGTCGTCGCAGATCACACACGCCCCGTCGTTGTTTTCCAAAGGAAACACCGGGCAGCAGAGGAGTGGCTAGGAGCTACTACCTGCGCCAGCGACGAGTCAAGTCAATTAACCAAAGCAGTTTTCCTCTAGATTCACGTAGGCTCGATCGATGGTCAGGCACGAGGAGGGGTATGACTTGACTCTGTTTGGGACTGTTTTGATCGTCACAGATCGCAAATTGGCAATAAAAAGGCCGGATTGTTTGTAGTGATGCGCGCACCACGAGCTTGGACCTTTTGAACATTTCTGAACCATAAACTAAAGAATAGCATGTGCGTCCAGGCATCCCTAGTACTGGAGGCAGCTCCTGATAAGTAATATTACATTGAACGAGAGATTCCCTTGTACCAAGATCTGCCCATTCATGCTTCACAGCTATATTATTTTGTCCTATGATAATAAagttcttatttttcaataaagAAGTAGCAGCCAGAGATCTACAAGATCGtgtaaagaaagaagaaagggtgAGAGTTTTGCCTGCAAGGTCGCGTGTAGCCAATAAAAAACCAGAAGGACAATTTTTTTGGAATAAGATGAGCTAGGTGCTTCATCTGCCTCTATGATACAGGTTCTATTCTCCTTTCCATGTAATTATGTTCCAAAAGTAAttaatctagagcaacctaaactATGCATGtattgtaattctgagcatacGTTGCTGTCCTCAATTCTGTGAGCGGCTTGCTTCACAGTACATGCATCTTCTAAATTTCTTTGTATATACGCGCCTATGATGCGCACACTTCTCTATGGCCGTGGCAAGTGGCCGTACTGAGCAGACAATGGAGCATGTGATGGGGGTCCTGAAAGAGAGGTGGCATATAACCATGGAAAGCATATGGTGCTAGTGGAGGTGGCTGCGCTGACTGCTAAACTTCTGGTCGTACTGGATACGCCGGCTGTTGAAATTGTGATCCATATGGGCCTTGTGCCCATGCCTCTGCTGGCGCCTCGGGCCACTGTTCTTGCTGCCATCCTTCATGGACTCCCTCGTATCTTGTTACACTATGAAACTCCGTCTGCCAGTAGCTTGAGCTAGGTGGTGGCACTGGTATTTCTGGAGCTGCCTGTGATGATGAGCCTTCTTTTATTCCCTGTCCTCTCTTATCTTTCTTTGCAGGaaataaaatttcttcttcccGCCAGTTAGTCTTGCCCACATGGTAAATCCCCAATCTTCTGTCAACTTGAAATTGGTGACTCCAACTGTATATCCTTTCTCTCCGTCTCCACCAATTAAGTGTGCATTTTTCATTGTCCTGGCATCAATgtttcctctttgatcccaaagtgatccttaccatatcttcacaaacttaacccttaagtcatcttggaggattgcttgccaaagatgagcGTCGGAAggctccagaagaccctaggccgattggcctgggctcctctaggccgatcagcctaggcccttcctGAGTCCGTTGGCCTCCATCTTCATCTAGTTCGATGCTCGTTCAgtgctttattcaaaaatatacttttaggtctaATTCCCAGCAAAAacagaacatcctccaaaatatgttccATATGTGAAAATGACAGGTTTCTTAGGTGTAattaatagtttaggtattaaatttatgtcattattgaagataaatagggataaaagtgtgtcaatagtgaGCGTCAACAATTTTCTGGTGTGAAAACCGATGAACCTCTTCGCCTTCTCTATTGGCGGGCCACTTTACTACCTTCATCTATATTTCTACCTGCTCTTCCCTCTGCTCTCTTCATTGCTTCTCCACTTTCTCATCTCTACATCTAACATTTCTGCTGTTGGTAGAAGCCGGAGAACTCGAGGTATGGTCTCCATTCATTTCTCTTCTTTTGTATATTGACCTATACCTCCATTCATTTCTCTTCTTTTGTATATTGACCTAAACATTCATTTTGTTTTGATAACTCTGCGGACTTAGCTTCTTCATTGGATCATCTTGTTTCTTTCGATTCTTGCCATGAACTGCACAATTTGTCATGCCCTTTTCTCATTGACTTCCATATTTATTTATGCACAATATGCATCATTGAGGTGTAAATTTACTTTTTTTGCCTATATATATCATAAATAGTCAGTCGGTCCAATTCTTACTAGTCCCATTGGCatgtcttattttttttctaaattcacACTTCTCAATGATTGGGAGTTGCCCTTTTCTATCATTTGCATTTGTCATTGCGGTAATTTGGTTCATTTGCGAAATTTGTATTTGGGGGTTTTAGTGACCCCCAAGTTAATTTGTTAATCTCCATTGCATAGAAAAGAAATCTGAGTTATTTGAGTATTTTGCATATTTCATTTGGGAAATTTGGTACATTCGAGAAATCTATCTTTGGGGGTTTCAGTGACTCCCCAAATTAATTTCTCGTCTGCTTCCCATAGAAAAAGAAATCTGAGTTATTTGAGTATTTGGAATCTGTCATTTGGGAAATTCGATACATTTGAGAAATCTATCTTTGGGGGTTTCAGTGACTCCCCAAATTAATTTGTTAATATGCATtccatagaaaaaaaatctaagtaATTTGAGTAGTTTGCATTTGTACTTGGGGAAATTTGGGTCATTTGAGAAAGTTGTATTTGGAGGTTTTAGTGACTCCCCAAAATAATTTGTTAATCTGCATTCATAGAAAATAAATATGAGTAATTTGAGTAGTTTGCATcttcttttttaaaaatttgGGACATTTGAGGAATTTATCTATGGGGTTTTAGCGactacccaaattaacctgTTAATCTTTATTCCATAGAAAAGAAATCTGTCTATGGGGTTTCAGTGACATTTGATCATTATGTCTTTGGAGGTTTCAGTGACAATCCAAATAAATTTGGTTATCTGCATTTCATAGAAAAAAATATGTGCTTGGATCTAGTTTGTGCTTTTTGTATTCAGTGACTTTGATAGGTTTAATTAGGAATAAGTAGCAAGTTGGATCTGGGCATTGGTAATTGCTTGTTGATTTTTATCTTTGGTACTGATTACATCTTTTGCTCCCTTCATGTATTTGTTGCTGATCTAGTGATAATTCTGTTTAGATTATACAGATTCTACTTAGATCACACAGATTCTCTTCCATTTTGGTTCAATCATTCAAATAATGAGACTATCTTAAATGTGATCTCAGTTTTGTGTTGATAATGATAGCTATTTTAGGATCTTTGATATTAGAAACAGTCAAACAGTCCTATTGTTCCTAGTCATATTTGTTGTTTCCAGAGTTTTGCATTTCTATCCATCTATATGTGAACCTTCATGGTGCAGTTTTTCTTGATCTGCCATATTTTTCAAATTTCTCAGTACATATTTAGTTCTCTTTTATATATTACATAACTCTCTGTTACTATTCTTACTTGAGGCAAAGGGATGTaattttttcattttgcatATGTAACATATATTGCATATCTTGAATTCTGTGAAAAtaggtgtcgttgtcaagattagcggatcaagactaagactagtgaatttcttttatgcgcgtaaggcttcggatggtggcatgggaaACACGGGGTtctagactggttcgggcaaggaaaagccctacgtccagtgtgagGTCCTGCTCgcgttgcccacgcggggtctgtagtaggggttacaggagggcgagagagggagctggtcccaagtctcttgggtgtacACTGATGCTCTGAAGGAGAGTGTGCGTGTGTGCTATTGGCTTGAGAGAGAGTCCCCCATCTCAGGGCCCccagttctccttttatagtgcaaggaggccaccggggCTACAAGTGAGACCGgatgtgaggagaagtaaaagagataagctaggtaaagtaaaatacaacacaagaggagggaccaagtccctgggtcaccggcctcctctcccgccttcgactcctgtcagcgcgtccgtcaGAAGAGGACGGCTGCCTTCGAATCCTGTCGACAATCTCCCCGGTGGCCGTTGtcgccaggcatgatgatggtgttcggccgtggcatctgtgcccgtcggggaaggcggctgatcctgccatcttgctgatggcccgcgggacgcggacgtcgcgtccctgtcgccggatgcgcaggacgcgagaacgggcggggcTTCCTCCTGTCCCGGAcggcgcaggtcatgagtgcccTGTAACGAATTGGGgagagccgcggccactgtagcctgtgctgtGCGGTCGTGcgtgggtacttgtggcgggtcgcgTCGGGGGTGCGGGAGCCTTTCTGCGTGCCatagccgcggcgcatttatggcgagatcgacagggggtcccacgagatccgcgctctTATCTTCCAGTCTgtgcccgaggcggatacttgtcttgtggacccgggtgagtccgaccccctgcgccctgggtcaggcgaggcagaATCTTGtggggaggggtcgggcgctcccgaccctgggtccgtgggtcgggcgaggcggagcctgtCTGTCAAGGGgtggggcgaggcggagtctggccatcaaggggtcgggctcgtccgaccccggggcactgggtcgggcgaggcagagcggggctctcccctcccatgttgggccgacggcaatctTCATTACCTCatgtgggcctgggccttcacgATTGATGTTTTAATGGGCAttgggaggtcgttaatatttccccccaacaatatGGTAATTTCAAGTATTGTTCTTCAATGATACTGTTCTATGCAATCTGTTAATACTGCTGCATGCAAtatgtttcatcatatagtagaAACATCATATAGTAGGTTTCTAGTTGATTTTTTGCTTGAATTTTGTCTGCTCTTTTGTTTAAATCTGTGTGAATATAGAATGCTTTTGGTTAGTTAATATTTGAATCTATGTGGTATGGTTGACAGATTTCATATGTATGATTGATTTAGATTTAAAACAGATTTCATATTTGGATTATGTCTGCAATTCAATTTTGGGTGAGCAGCTTCTTTGTTTCACTCAAATTCTAGTATACAGTTTTTTGTGTGATTTGGGTACCCAAATCACCGTGTGAGGCAGCCAACAAATCACTCAAATCCTATATCTCTCAGAATTTTGGGTGATTTGAAGAGCCAAATCACTCGGGTAATGAGAGCCCTCAAATCACCCGAGTGATGGATAGACAGCCTGATCAAAACTGGAGTTGTTGATCCTGTGTGAACTGCGCAAAGGAGAGTAAAAAAATAAAGCATCCCAAAAAATCAATTGTTACTATCACCTCCCTGAATATTCTTTTTTAAGGAAATACCTCCCTAAATATTTGTTACCATAaacaatatttatattttttgaataagacaaATAATCAAGTATCATATCCAAAAGTTAATTGTGACAGACATTTATGAATGGAGTACCAATTCATTATACATACAAAGGACTGTACAATCCCAAAAATTAGATTCCCACCAATCCACCACAATGAGATCTTTTCTGCGACTCATGATGGTGCCTAAAAATGTAGAATCCCAAAGAGACTCATTTATAGAATccaactaagggcctgtttggattgagggtgttaaagtttaacaccctagttttaacactttttaacactttgagatccaaacagatgtgttaaaacttaggtgttaaagtttaacacctccaaaaactttaacacctcaagggggtgttaaaagttgttaaacttgttaaaagtggtccccctcttcactttttcccaccattgcccccttctctctcctccctctctctccgccggccataaatgagggggcaatAGAGTCATTTCCCatcaaaggtgttaaagtttaacacaccatccaaacacctcaatgtgttaaactttagcactccatttgagagtgttaaaattttaacacttgttaaactttaacatgaggtatccaaacaggccctaaattaTCTTGTGTGCTGGTAACTGTGCATCAACTATGATAGAAGAGTTCTCTATCTCTAAACTAAATATCTTAATAGAGAGACTATGGTGTTGGGTGTAAATACATATTCGTGTTTCTTTTCATGAGTCACATTGTGACCTGCAATAGACTTgcaaatattaaataaatataaaccTTTTCTAGCATATTTATTTTGTTGATAAATATGTAAAGATGGATAAGGATATTTATTTTACGATAGGAGGAAAAAAATtgaataatatttattttttagcatatttattttgttgataaatatgtaaatatgtCGTCACTGCTTAATGGGGCATTTATATGTGAAACGCACAAAAGGACCTGGAGATGTCTACCTCCTATGGGATTGAAGATATCTACCTCCCATGAGGCCATATAGGATGAGGCCATATAGGAGGGTTTTATCAGAAACAGCTTCACTGGTGAAGTCAGAGCCGATGAAGTAAAAAAAACTAGATACACATTTCTTCAAATTCTCTTCTTTTATCTATGTTTGCTTCATCGGTTTGCACAAAACAAGTGAACCGGTATATGTGTGAAAATCCCCTCAAGAACTCATTTTCTACTTTATTGTTACTTTTTTGCCACGCTGCCTCATCTTTGTCAAGCACCGCATAAAGTCCATGAATTCTCTCGGTTATGAGTTTAGACATGAAGCAACAATTTGTATGTTACATAGGATTGGATAACATATATATGTGTGTTATCATTTACGTGTTGCTTTGTTTGTTTACATATATCTGCTAGATGTGTCTACGGTTCACACGTTGTTATTAGCACCATGTTGCCAACAACTAATTCTTGTATAAAGAGTTTTATAGCAACACAGCAAAACACAGCTGACAAGTAGACTGCCAAAGGTGAGGAAAACGTTGTTAGAAATTCTACGGTTTACACGTTGTTAGAAATTTCTTGTTTGCTCCATTAGTCACTGAAAGTGGCCGCTGTCAGAGCGAACATGGCGTGAATCTAAAAGCAAGCACAACATAGCTGACAAGTAGACTGCCCAAAGGCATATTAGAATTCTGAAAACAAGGACGAGAGAGTGCATGAAGAGAAAACTTCCATACGGAATGAGTGAAAGAAAATACACTTTATTGCTTATAACTGATGGACACAGACCATACGTTTAGCTGAAAGGGAATGATTGAAAGAGCAGGTCCGCTGAACATAAACATTATTGGTGTATGTTTAGAAAATATCCATCAACGATGTTTAGAAGCCGTGCGGAGTTTGCTTCATTTTTCTAGCCGTGCGGAGTTTGCTTCATTTTTCTATAGCCATATGAAAAAGGTGAGGAAGACGGCAA from Setaria italica strain Yugu1 chromosome II, Setaria_italica_v2.0, whole genome shotgun sequence encodes the following:
- the LOC101773868 gene encoding benzyl alcohol O-benzoyltransferase-like, translated to MPTISQVTAHSNLNPAPTGSHSKVFLWGKSMAGAPSLISFPVRRGERQLVAPARPTPYGFKMLSDIDDQDVLRFYRSGIFFYRGNAPRAGLDPVKVIRSALAEALVHFHPLAGRLRELQPTRKLVVECTGEGVVFVEADADVRMDDLGDSLAPPVPCYDKLLCEPESPTAVVVDRPLIYFQVTRLRCGGFIFGFQICHCMADGTGIVQFLTALTEFARGVPGAPTLCRRPFGYALQLLLEAKARASQEGYVQSVASFNAARRRPPFPKARTYLISDVTQAGLLAVDFGWGRPLYGGPATIMLATFHLEGRNEAGDAGILVPMRLPAPAMEGLKQQVRKELTAYGAIENDGDKINSNLVPGPVLAKL